The Buttiauxella selenatireducens genome has a window encoding:
- a CDS encoding 2-hydroxycarboxylate transporter family protein, whose protein sequence is MENNPLNHPIEKPASGGPSLRLLGNMEVGSVPILLFVVIAAIVAVSGASGLLPKNMIGGLAIIMTLGFSFAKIGRMIPVIKDIGGPAILCLMVPSVLVYYGLFEEQTMATVHLLMKEANLLYFVIACLVVGSILGMNRTILIQGMIRMFVPLVVGTGTAVLTGLLVGSMFGYSIYHTFFFIIVPIIGGGIGEGILPLSLAYSAILGQTPDVYVAQLAPAAVVGNIFAIICAGVLARIGSRRPSLTGNGMLIRSREDNSLFAQTQGSQQTDFHLMGAGLLMICAFFIVGGLFEKLVHIPGPVLMILAAVFCKYAKLIPSAMEMGAHSCYKFVSAALVWPLMIGLGMLYVPLESVVSVFSVGYVVVCGSVVITMSLSGFFIASRLNMYPIEAAIVTCCHSGLGGTGDVAILSASNRMSLMPFAQIATRIGGASTVIAATLLLGWIM, encoded by the coding sequence ATGGAAAATAACCCACTAAATCATCCCATTGAAAAACCCGCCTCAGGTGGGCCATCGCTGCGACTTCTGGGTAATATGGAAGTCGGCTCCGTACCAATATTGTTGTTCGTTGTTATTGCCGCCATTGTTGCCGTTTCAGGTGCCTCCGGGTTGCTTCCCAAAAATATGATTGGCGGCCTGGCTATCATCATGACCCTGGGTTTTTCTTTTGCAAAAATAGGCCGCATGATCCCCGTTATTAAAGACATTGGCGGCCCGGCAATATTGTGTCTGATGGTGCCTTCCGTGTTGGTCTATTACGGTCTGTTTGAAGAACAAACAATGGCTACCGTGCACCTGCTGATGAAAGAAGCGAACCTGCTTTATTTTGTTATTGCGTGTTTAGTGGTGGGTAGCATTTTAGGTATGAACCGGACAATCCTCATCCAGGGCATGATCCGCATGTTTGTGCCACTTGTCGTGGGAACCGGTACGGCGGTGTTAACCGGTCTGCTGGTCGGTTCAATGTTCGGCTACAGCATCTACCATACATTCTTCTTTATCATCGTACCTATTATCGGTGGGGGCATTGGTGAAGGGATTCTGCCACTTTCACTCGCTTATTCCGCAATACTGGGGCAAACCCCGGATGTGTATGTCGCGCAACTGGCACCTGCCGCAGTGGTAGGTAATATCTTCGCGATTATTTGCGCAGGTGTTCTGGCACGTATCGGCAGCCGTCGTCCGTCGCTAACCGGTAATGGGATGTTGATCCGCAGCCGCGAAGACAACAGTTTGTTTGCGCAGACTCAAGGCTCTCAGCAAACTGATTTTCATCTGATGGGTGCCGGGTTATTGATGATTTGCGCCTTTTTCATCGTCGGCGGCTTGTTTGAGAAACTGGTACACATTCCAGGGCCGGTGTTGATGATCCTGGCTGCTGTCTTCTGTAAATATGCAAAATTGATCCCGTCAGCGATGGAGATGGGTGCACATAGCTGCTACAAATTTGTCTCGGCAGCGTTAGTTTGGCCGTTGATGATTGGGCTTGGAATGCTGTATGTGCCGCTGGAAAGCGTCGTCTCTGTCTTTTCCGTTGGCTATGTCGTGGTGTGCGGTTCGGTGGTCATCACCATGTCATTGAGCGGCTTTTTCATTGCCTCTCGCCTGAATATGTACCCGATTGAAGCGGCTATCGTTACGTGCTGTCACAGTGGTTTGGGCGGTACAGGAGATGTGGCGATATTGTCGGCGTCAAATCGTATGTCGCTGATGCCTTTCGCGCAAATTGCGACCCGTATTGGCGGGGCATCGACCGTCATCGCCGCAACATTGCTGCTGGGATGGATCATGTAA
- the ugpE gene encoding sn-glycerol-3-phosphate ABC transporter permease UgpE: MIENRRGLTIFSHTMLILGIIVILFPLYVAFVAATLDNKAVFQTPMTLIPGTHLLENMAHIWTHGVGANSAPFGLMLLNSFVMALVITVGKITVSMLSAFAIVWFRFPLRNLFFWMIFITLMLPVEVRIFPTVEVIANLHMLDSYTGLTLPLMASATATFLFRQFFMTLPDELMEAARIDGASPMRFFRDIVLPLSKTNLAALFVITFIYGWNQYLWPLLIISDVNLGTAVAGIKGMMSSGEGTTQWNQVMAAMLLTLIPPVIIVLAMQRAFVRGLVDSEK, encoded by the coding sequence ATGATTGAGAATCGCCGTGGGCTGACAATCTTCAGCCACACCATGCTCATTCTGGGCATCATCGTGATTTTGTTCCCGCTGTATGTCGCGTTTGTCGCGGCTACGCTGGATAACAAAGCGGTATTTCAGACGCCAATGACGCTGATCCCAGGCACGCATTTGCTGGAAAATATGGCCCATATCTGGACGCACGGCGTGGGGGCGAACAGCGCGCCGTTTGGTCTGATGTTGCTCAATAGCTTTGTGATGGCGCTGGTGATTACCGTTGGCAAAATCACTGTCTCCATGCTGTCTGCCTTTGCCATTGTCTGGTTTCGTTTTCCGCTGCGTAACCTGTTCTTCTGGATGATATTTATCACCCTGATGCTGCCGGTTGAGGTACGTATTTTCCCGACGGTTGAAGTTATCGCGAATCTCCACATGCTCGACAGCTACACCGGCCTGACGTTGCCGTTAATGGCATCGGCAACCGCGACCTTCTTGTTCCGCCAGTTCTTCATGACGCTTCCCGACGAATTGATGGAAGCCGCACGTATCGACGGCGCATCACCCATGCGCTTTTTCCGCGACATCGTGCTGCCGCTGTCGAAAACCAATCTGGCGGCGCTGTTTGTCATCACCTTTATCTACGGCTGGAACCAGTATCTGTGGCCGTTGCTGATTATCAGCGACGTCAACCTCGGCACCGCCGTGGCAGGTATCAAAGGCATGATGTCTTCCGGTGAGGGCACGACTCAGTGGAACCAGGTGATGGCGGCCATGTTACTGACGTTGATTCCCCCGGTAATTATCGTTTTAGCCATGCAACGCGCGTTCGTGCGTGGCCTGGTTGACAGTGAGAAGTGA
- the ugpA gene encoding sn-glycerol-3-phosphate ABC transporter permease UgpA, producing MSSSRPVFRSGWLPYALVLPQLIITIIFFIWPAGEALWYSLQNVDPFGLSSTFVGLDNFKQLFHDSYYLDSFYTTLIFSGLVAGSGLLVSLFFAALTDYVVRGSRIYQTLMLLPYAVAPAIAAVLWIFLFNPGRGLITHVLEQFGYHWNHAQNSGQAMFLVVFASVWKQISYNFLFFFAALQSIPRSLIEAASIDGAGPVRRFFKLSLPLIAPVSFFLLVVNLVYAFFDTFPVIDAATGGGPVQATTTLIYKIYREGFAGLDLSASAAQSVVLMFLVIILTVIQFRFVERKVRYQ from the coding sequence ATGTCATCTTCTCGACCCGTATTCCGTTCCGGCTGGCTCCCCTATGCGCTAGTACTTCCGCAACTGATTATCACCATTATCTTCTTCATTTGGCCTGCGGGCGAAGCACTGTGGTATTCGCTGCAAAATGTCGATCCATTTGGTCTTTCGAGCACCTTTGTGGGTCTGGATAACTTCAAACAGCTTTTCCACGACAGCTACTACCTCGACTCTTTCTACACCACCTTAATTTTCAGTGGATTAGTGGCGGGTAGCGGCCTGCTGGTGTCGCTCTTTTTCGCCGCCCTCACGGATTATGTCGTGCGCGGTAGCCGTATTTATCAAACGTTAATGCTGCTGCCTTATGCGGTGGCACCGGCGATTGCCGCCGTGCTGTGGATCTTTCTGTTTAACCCTGGTCGCGGGTTGATAACCCACGTACTGGAACAGTTTGGCTATCACTGGAACCATGCGCAAAACAGCGGCCAGGCGATGTTTCTTGTCGTATTCGCCTCGGTGTGGAAGCAAATCAGCTACAACTTCCTGTTCTTCTTCGCCGCCTTACAGTCCATTCCGCGTTCATTAATCGAAGCCGCGTCTATCGACGGAGCCGGGCCTGTGCGCCGTTTCTTCAAGCTGTCGCTGCCGCTCATTGCGCCGGTGAGTTTCTTCCTGCTGGTGGTCAATCTGGTCTACGCCTTTTTCGATACCTTTCCGGTTATCGACGCCGCAACAGGCGGTGGGCCGGTGCAGGCGACCACCACGCTTATCTACAAAATTTATCGCGAAGGTTTTGCCGGGCTCGATCTCTCGGCATCAGCGGCGCAATCCGTGGTGCTGATGTTCCTGGTCATCATCCTGACGGTCATTCAGTTCCGGTTTGTGGAACGTAAGGTGCGCTACCAATGA
- a CDS encoding N-acetylmuramic acid 6-phosphate etherase, protein MSSKPTGSMMGRRNSGTENIDKLTTEDMLAAILKDDREITNAIATCLPTVTRLVDRAVATFSRGGRVVIVGAGASGRAAMQVACEFAPDTHHGLIGLIAGGPEAMLQELEAAAGDYDRGINDLQAIHFNQNDMLLGLSVSGKTPWVWGALRYARSLDAPVAVITQDAGSEVAQLADIVIAPDTGPEVVVGFANPKARLAQRQILTMLSTGLAIRTGRVYGNLRVDINASSTRWAERQIAIVMEATHCSRAQAKETLGSCNHDCRTAILMLLTGLDVWNARDVLAENSEHLRISLEEAKRRSVQKAS, encoded by the coding sequence ATGAGCAGTAAGCCAACCGGTTCAATGATGGGACGACGTAATAGCGGTACGGAAAATATCGATAAACTCACAACAGAGGATATGCTGGCGGCAATCCTTAAAGACGACCGCGAAATCACCAATGCGATAGCCACCTGTTTGCCGACGGTCACCCGTTTAGTCGATCGTGCGGTGGCGACTTTCAGCCGGGGTGGGCGTGTCGTTATCGTCGGTGCAGGTGCCTCAGGGCGCGCGGCGATGCAGGTGGCATGTGAGTTTGCCCCTGATACACATCATGGGCTTATTGGGTTGATTGCGGGTGGCCCAGAAGCAATGTTACAGGAGCTGGAGGCTGCCGCAGGCGATTACGACCGTGGTATCAACGACTTGCAGGCCATTCATTTTAACCAAAATGACATGCTGCTTGGCCTGTCAGTCAGCGGTAAAACGCCATGGGTATGGGGTGCGCTCCGTTACGCGAGGTCGCTTGACGCGCCAGTGGCGGTTATCACCCAGGATGCCGGGAGTGAAGTGGCACAACTGGCGGATATCGTCATTGCACCCGATACCGGACCGGAAGTGGTGGTGGGATTTGCTAATCCCAAGGCGCGGCTGGCTCAGCGGCAGATCCTCACGATGCTCTCGACGGGGTTGGCGATTCGCACTGGCCGAGTTTATGGCAATTTGCGGGTCGATATTAACGCATCCAGCACCCGTTGGGCGGAGCGGCAGATAGCCATTGTGATGGAAGCGACGCACTGTTCTCGCGCACAAGCGAAGGAGACGCTGGGAAGCTGCAATCATGACTGTCGAACGGCGATTCTGATGTTATTGACCGGGCTGGACGTCTGGAATGCGCGGGATGTGCTGGCTGAAAACAGCGAACATCTGCGGATTTCCCTTGAGGAGGCTAAGCGTCGGTCTGTCCAAAAAGCGTCGTGA
- a CDS encoding AEC family transporter → MPSLLLQSLFPLVFIMLLGWLSGKLGYTRREDASVLATVVIRFALPFHLFIGALNTDPEKIQNFSFMAVLMIGLMGTWFITLLISRFVFRHDIKTSAVQSLVCAFPDMAYFGAPVLAVLIGPEGFLGVLIGNLITSVFMIPLTIILIRMGDKKGENSLDDIHPVQLVLQNLIKAIKNPIVWIPISGVLLSLAGVQLPHLLSAPIEMVGKIAGGLSLFALGLLFYGERPALNVQTFTNISLKNLIQPGLMAVAGLAFGLSHTLMQQVIIIGATPSAIAAGMFALRSDAYIETASSSILIGTAIGVFTEGIMIYLIS, encoded by the coding sequence ATGCCATCACTACTATTACAATCTCTGTTCCCATTGGTATTTATCATGCTGCTCGGATGGTTAAGTGGGAAGTTAGGCTACACTCGCCGCGAGGATGCCTCAGTTTTAGCTACGGTAGTTATCCGTTTTGCTCTGCCGTTTCATCTTTTTATCGGCGCATTAAATACTGACCCTGAAAAAATACAGAACTTTTCATTTATGGCGGTTCTGATGATTGGTTTGATGGGGACCTGGTTCATCACGCTGCTCATCTCACGGTTCGTTTTCCGTCATGATATCAAGACCAGTGCGGTTCAGTCGCTGGTCTGTGCTTTCCCTGATATGGCGTATTTTGGTGCCCCGGTGCTGGCCGTATTAATCGGGCCAGAAGGCTTTTTAGGTGTACTGATAGGGAACTTAATCACCAGCGTATTTATGATACCGCTTACGATTATCCTGATTCGTATGGGGGATAAAAAGGGTGAAAATAGCCTCGACGATATCCACCCGGTTCAGCTTGTTCTGCAAAATCTTATCAAAGCGATAAAAAACCCGATTGTCTGGATCCCCATCTCTGGCGTGTTACTGAGCCTGGCTGGCGTGCAATTGCCGCATCTGCTTAGCGCACCAATCGAAATGGTAGGTAAAATTGCAGGCGGTCTTTCTCTGTTCGCTCTGGGCCTTTTATTTTATGGCGAGCGCCCAGCACTCAATGTTCAGACATTTACGAATATTAGTCTTAAAAATCTCATTCAGCCTGGGTTGATGGCCGTGGCTGGCCTGGCTTTTGGCTTGAGTCATACCTTAATGCAGCAGGTGATTATCATCGGTGCCACTCCTTCCGCTATCGCCGCGGGAATGTTCGCGCTGCGTAGTGATGCTTATATTGAAACAGCCTCGTCATCAATTTTGATTGGTACCGCCATCGGTGTTTTCACCGAAGGAATAATGATTTATTTGATTTCTTAA
- a CDS encoding NAD-dependent malic enzyme, with amino-acid sequence MLVKETLYTPYNGSLLLENPLLNKGLAFTDNERQAFNLHGLLPHKVETIQEQTERAWDQFCQFKKDISRHIYLRNIQDTNETLFYNLLRTHMKDTLPIIYTPTVGEACEHFSDIYRRGRGLFISWPNRHNIDEMLQSFSRNDIRVIVVTDGERILGLGDQGVGGMGIPIGKLSLYTACGGIHPASTLPIMLDVGTNNTRHLDDPLYMGWRHPRITDDQYIEFMDMFVEAVKNRWPNVLLQFEDFAQKNATKLLNRYRDTLCCFNDDIQGTAAVTAGTLIAAVKTAGGRLRDQRVVFLGGGSAGCGIAEKIITLMMEDGLSESQARNNIFMVDRFGLLTDEMPNLLDFQQKLVTARDAISHWDVETANISLKDVVRNAHPTVMIGVSGQPGLFSEEIVKEMHQHCPRPIIMPLSNPTSRAEAQPKDLLEWTQGQALVATGSPFAPVSCLGQEHEIAQCNNAYIFPGLGLGILAVKASRVTDGMLSVASKTLAAHSPLANTGKGGLLPPVESIEEISMAIALEVARMAQQEGVAPMMSEEELLNSIEKTYWKANYTSYKRASL; translated from the coding sequence ATGTTAGTTAAAGAAACACTCTATACACCCTATAATGGTTCCCTGTTGCTCGAGAATCCATTATTAAATAAAGGCCTTGCTTTTACCGATAACGAACGTCAGGCTTTTAATCTTCATGGTTTACTGCCCCATAAAGTTGAAACTATTCAGGAACAGACCGAACGTGCCTGGGATCAATTTTGCCAGTTTAAGAAAGATATTTCTCGTCATATCTATTTGAGAAATATTCAAGATACTAACGAGACGCTATTTTATAATCTGCTGCGCACGCATATGAAAGACACCCTGCCGATTATCTACACGCCAACGGTAGGAGAGGCCTGCGAGCATTTCTCTGATATTTATCGCCGTGGAAGAGGATTATTCATCTCCTGGCCAAACCGCCATAATATTGATGAAATGCTACAAAGTTTCTCCCGTAACGACATTCGCGTCATTGTCGTCACCGATGGTGAACGCATCCTGGGTCTGGGCGACCAGGGCGTGGGAGGAATGGGCATTCCAATCGGCAAACTCTCTTTATACACCGCGTGTGGCGGCATTCATCCTGCTTCGACATTACCGATCATGCTGGATGTTGGCACCAACAATACCCGCCATCTGGACGATCCGCTGTATATGGGATGGCGCCACCCGCGCATCACCGACGATCAGTACATTGAGTTCATGGACATGTTTGTTGAAGCGGTGAAGAACCGTTGGCCAAATGTACTGCTGCAATTTGAAGATTTTGCCCAGAAAAATGCCACCAAATTGCTCAACCGCTACCGCGACACGTTGTGCTGCTTTAATGATGATATTCAGGGAACCGCAGCGGTGACTGCCGGAACGCTTATTGCTGCGGTTAAAACGGCGGGAGGACGGCTGCGCGATCAACGTGTGGTCTTCCTGGGCGGTGGTTCGGCAGGGTGTGGTATTGCTGAGAAAATTATCACGCTGATGATGGAGGATGGTCTGTCTGAAAGTCAGGCGCGCAATAATATCTTTATGGTTGACCGTTTTGGTCTGCTGACCGACGAGATGCCTAATCTTCTCGATTTCCAACAGAAACTGGTTACGGCAAGAGACGCGATTAGCCACTGGGATGTAGAGACGGCAAATATCTCATTGAAGGATGTGGTGCGTAATGCCCATCCGACGGTGATGATTGGCGTATCCGGGCAGCCTGGCTTATTTAGCGAAGAGATCGTCAAGGAAATGCATCAGCATTGCCCACGTCCCATCATTATGCCGCTCTCCAACCCGACTTCCCGTGCTGAAGCTCAGCCCAAAGATCTTCTCGAGTGGACGCAGGGACAAGCGCTGGTTGCGACGGGCAGCCCGTTTGCACCAGTTTCCTGTCTGGGGCAAGAGCACGAAATTGCGCAGTGTAACAATGCCTATATTTTCCCAGGATTAGGGCTTGGGATACTGGCAGTAAAAGCCTCTCGGGTCACCGATGGCATGCTGTCCGTGGCCAGTAAGACGCTGGCGGCGCATTCACCACTGGCCAACACCGGAAAGGGCGGGTTACTGCCTCCAGTCGAAAGTATTGAAGAGATTTCCATGGCCATTGCGCTTGAGGTCGCTCGCATGGCGCAGCAAGAAGGTGTGGCACCGATGATGAGTGAAGAGGAATTGCTCAACAGCATCGAAAAAACATACTGGAAAGCCAATTACACATCCTACAAACGCGCTTCACTTTGA
- the ugpB gene encoding sn-glycerol-3-phosphate ABC transporter substrate-binding protein UgpB: protein MTASLRRTALYLALGCILSSNAIAATSIPFWHSMEGELGKEVDSLAQRFNQTHPDYKIVPVYKGNYEQNLAAGIAAFRSGNAPAILQVYEVGTATMMASKAIKPVYEVFSDAGIKFDESQFVPTVSGYYTDSKTGHLLSQPFNSSTPVLYYNKDAFKKAGLNPDQPPKTWQDLAEYTAKLKAAGMKCGYASGWQGWIQIENFSAWNGLPVATKNNGFDGTDAVLEFNKPEQVKHIALLEELNKKGDFSYFGRKDESTEKFYNGDCAITTASSGSLADIRQYAKFNYGVGMMPYDSSIPNAPQNAIIGGASLWVMQGKDAATYKGVAEFMQFLTQPEIAAEWHQKTGYLPITKAAYDLTREQGFYEKNPGADIATRQMLNKPPLPFTKGLRLGNMPQIRTIVDEELESVWTGKKTPQQALDSAVERGNQLLRRFEQSTKS, encoded by the coding sequence ATGACTGCATCGTTACGACGTACAGCACTTTACCTTGCGCTGGGATGCATACTTAGCAGCAACGCCATCGCCGCCACTTCGATTCCTTTCTGGCATTCGATGGAAGGTGAACTGGGTAAAGAAGTGGATTCTTTAGCACAACGCTTTAACCAGACACATCCTGACTACAAAATTGTCCCGGTTTATAAGGGCAACTACGAACAAAACCTGGCTGCAGGGATTGCGGCTTTCCGCTCGGGTAACGCCCCGGCAATTCTGCAAGTTTATGAAGTGGGTACGGCGACGATGATGGCCTCGAAAGCGATCAAGCCGGTGTATGAAGTCTTCAGTGATGCAGGCATTAAATTCGACGAATCCCAGTTTGTCCCGACGGTTTCCGGTTACTACACCGATTCAAAAACCGGGCATTTGCTCTCCCAGCCGTTTAACAGCTCCACACCGGTTCTGTATTACAACAAGGACGCCTTTAAGAAAGCTGGACTGAACCCGGATCAGCCACCAAAAACCTGGCAGGATTTGGCTGAGTACACCGCCAAACTTAAAGCGGCGGGCATGAAATGCGGCTACGCAAGCGGCTGGCAGGGTTGGATTCAGATTGAAAACTTCAGCGCCTGGAACGGCCTGCCGGTTGCCACGAAAAACAACGGTTTTGATGGCACCGATGCGGTTCTGGAGTTCAACAAACCTGAGCAGGTGAAACACATCGCCCTGCTGGAAGAGCTGAATAAGAAAGGTGATTTCAGCTACTTTGGTCGCAAAGACGAATCCACCGAGAAGTTCTACAACGGGGATTGTGCAATCACGACCGCCTCTTCTGGCTCGCTGGCTGATATCCGCCAGTACGCTAAGTTCAACTACGGCGTGGGCATGATGCCTTACGATTCCTCCATCCCGAATGCACCGCAAAACGCCATCATTGGTGGGGCAAGTCTGTGGGTGATGCAGGGCAAAGATGCCGCGACCTACAAAGGCGTTGCTGAGTTTATGCAGTTCCTTACCCAGCCAGAAATCGCTGCGGAATGGCACCAGAAAACCGGTTATCTGCCAATCACTAAAGCGGCGTATGACCTGACGCGCGAGCAAGGTTTCTATGAGAAAAATCCGGGTGCGGATATTGCAACGCGCCAGATGCTGAACAAGCCACCGTTGCCATTCACCAAAGGTTTGCGTCTGGGCAACATGCCGCAGATTCGTACCATTGTGGATGAGGAGCTGGAATCGGTGTGGACGGGTAAAAAGACCCCACAGCAGGCGCTGGATTCAGCGGTTGAGCGTGGCAATCAGTTGCTGCGTCGCTTTGAGCAGTCGACTAAGTCTTAG
- a CDS encoding sn-glycerol-3-phosphate import ATP-binding protein UgpC, whose protein sequence is MAGLKLQAVSKSWDNKTQVIQPLTLDVADGEFIVMVGPSGCGKSTLLRMVAGLERVTSGDIWIDRQRVTEMEPKERGIAMVFQNYALYPHMSVEENMAWGLKIRGMGKAHIQQKVVEAARILELDGLLKRRPRELSGGQRQRVAMGRAIVRDPAVFLFDEPLSNLDAKLRVQMRLELQQLHRRLKTTSLYVTHDQVEAMTLAQRVMVMNKGVAEQIGTPVEVYERPATRFVASFIGSPAMNLLEGSISADGTRFELAGGMALPLGDTQNSYQGRAVTLGIRPEHIALSSQAAGGVPFMVDTLEMLGADNLVHGRWGEQKMVVRLAHQNRPQPGSTLWLHLPENHLHFFDKENGQRL, encoded by the coding sequence ATGGCAGGATTAAAATTACAGGCAGTAAGCAAGAGTTGGGACAATAAAACTCAGGTCATTCAGCCGCTGACGCTGGATGTTGCAGACGGCGAGTTTATCGTGATGGTCGGGCCTTCTGGCTGCGGTAAATCTACATTGCTGCGTATGGTGGCCGGGCTTGAACGCGTCACCAGTGGTGATATCTGGATTGACAGGCAGCGTGTCACTGAAATGGAACCGAAAGAGCGCGGCATCGCGATGGTGTTCCAGAACTACGCACTTTATCCGCACATGAGCGTGGAAGAAAACATGGCGTGGGGGCTGAAAATCCGCGGTATGGGGAAAGCGCATATTCAGCAGAAAGTGGTGGAAGCGGCACGTATTCTGGAGCTCGATGGTTTACTCAAACGTCGCCCACGCGAGCTTTCCGGTGGCCAACGCCAGCGTGTGGCAATGGGGCGCGCTATCGTGCGTGACCCGGCGGTATTCTTGTTCGATGAACCGTTATCAAACCTCGATGCCAAGCTGCGCGTACAAATGCGCCTCGAATTACAGCAATTACATCGCCGCCTGAAAACGACCAGCTTGTACGTCACCCACGATCAGGTAGAAGCAATGACGCTGGCGCAGCGTGTGATGGTGATGAACAAAGGTGTCGCTGAGCAAATCGGTACACCTGTAGAAGTTTACGAACGTCCGGCCACTCGTTTTGTGGCGAGTTTTATCGGCTCGCCAGCCATGAACTTGCTTGAAGGGAGTATCAGCGCTGACGGCACGCGTTTTGAGCTTGCAGGCGGGATGGCATTACCTTTGGGAGACACGCAAAATTCGTATCAGGGCCGGGCGGTGACGCTGGGTATCCGCCCGGAACATATTGCGCTAAGCTCACAAGCCGCAGGCGGTGTGCCGTTTATGGTGGACACGCTAGAGATGCTGGGTGCAGATAATCTGGTGCATGGGCGTTGGGGTGAGCAAAAAATGGTGGTGCGCCTGGCGCATCAAAATCGTCCCCAACCTGGCAGCACATTGTGGCTGCATCTGCCTGAAAATCATCTGCATTTCTTTGATAAAGAAAATGGACAACGTTTATGA
- a CDS encoding sensor histidine kinase: MTVLSPSRKRPMKLSTTVTLMICSVLGTVLLLVFSLWFSQISNATRDGLKDTALAVARTLADTPEVKRGLTLPPSCNIVQPLALAAMKRNHLLFAVVTDMNGIRHSHPNSQLIGLHYIGNDINPTLKGKENVAINNGALGPALRVYTPVYNDQRQQIGVVAVGVPLSKVDEQLARSRRNVLFTVLFSALVCTLGTLSLVRVLKRALLGHEPHDLSAKLKQRQAMLHSLKEGVMAVDEHGQVTLVNPAARKMLQSSPDDEVDEGPLLAALQEVLEHDKPIYDRELTCNGLLLISNTVPIHHQGTIVGAISTFRDKTEVSQLLQRLDGMVNYVDALRTTSHEFMNKLHVILGLLNMKSYDKLEEYVLQTAHNYQTDIGAIQHQIKAPVVAGFLLGKIHRAKELGFTLTLAEESLVPDSVNEKQVTALVTALGNLIENALDAMSEQPEGEVTVLLHYQNGWLSGEVSDDGPGIAQANIEAVFAKGFSTKGENRGVGLFLTRQQLNTLGGSISVESEPGVYTQFFVHLPWDSNRIPT; the protein is encoded by the coding sequence ATGACCGTTTTATCACCCTCCCGTAAGCGCCCGATGAAACTCAGCACAACGGTGACGCTTATGATTTGCAGTGTGCTTGGCACTGTATTGTTGTTGGTGTTCTCTCTGTGGTTTTCACAAATCAGCAATGCGACACGTGACGGTCTGAAAGATACGGCATTGGCCGTCGCGCGAACGCTCGCCGATACACCGGAAGTCAAACGCGGTCTGACATTGCCACCCAGTTGCAATATCGTTCAACCTCTGGCGCTTGCTGCAATGAAGCGCAACCATTTGCTTTTCGCCGTCGTGACCGACATGAACGGGATTCGCCACTCGCATCCCAATAGCCAACTCATTGGGCTGCATTACATCGGTAATGACATTAACCCCACGCTGAAAGGCAAAGAAAATGTCGCGATAAACAACGGCGCACTGGGGCCTGCATTGCGCGTCTATACACCCGTCTATAATGACCAGCGCCAGCAGATAGGTGTCGTCGCCGTCGGTGTTCCACTGAGCAAAGTGGACGAACAACTCGCGCGTAGCCGCAGGAACGTCTTATTCACCGTTCTGTTCAGTGCACTGGTGTGTACGCTCGGCACGCTGAGTCTGGTGCGCGTATTGAAACGTGCACTGCTGGGACATGAGCCCCATGATCTTTCCGCCAAGCTCAAGCAACGCCAGGCGATGCTGCATTCGTTAAAAGAAGGGGTAATGGCCGTGGATGAACACGGTCAGGTGACGCTGGTTAACCCGGCAGCCAGAAAAATGCTGCAATCCTCTCCCGACGATGAGGTTGATGAAGGGCCGCTGCTGGCAGCGCTTCAGGAAGTGTTAGAGCATGACAAACCCATTTATGACCGCGAGCTTACCTGCAACGGATTGCTGCTTATCAGCAATACCGTTCCCATTCATCATCAAGGAACCATCGTCGGTGCGATAAGTACCTTCCGCGACAAAACGGAAGTCAGTCAGTTACTTCAACGTCTTGATGGCATGGTGAATTATGTTGATGCCTTACGCACCACGTCCCATGAATTCATGAACAAACTGCACGTTATCCTCGGCCTGTTGAACATGAAGAGTTACGACAAGCTTGAAGAATACGTGCTGCAAACTGCCCATAATTACCAGACGGATATCGGCGCAATTCAGCATCAAATCAAAGCCCCAGTCGTGGCGGGTTTTCTTCTGGGAAAAATACATCGCGCCAAAGAACTGGGCTTCACCCTGACGCTGGCAGAAGAGAGCCTGGTGCCTGATAGCGTGAATGAGAAACAGGTAACGGCGCTGGTGACGGCGCTCGGTAATCTGATTGAAAATGCACTGGATGCGATGAGCGAACAGCCAGAAGGCGAAGTCACTGTGCTGCTGCATTACCAGAACGGTTGGCTAAGTGGCGAAGTGAGCGATGACGGCCCGGGGATTGCGCAGGCCAACATTGAGGCTGTCTTCGCGAAAGGTTTTTCAACTAAAGGTGAAAACCGTGGCGTCGGGCTGTTCCTTACCCGCCAACAATTAAACACATTGGGCGGCAGTATTTCTGTCGAATCTGAACCCGGAGTGTATACCCAATTTTTTGTTCATCTTCCCTGGGACAGTAATAGGATTCCAACATGA